A genomic window from Pyxidicoccus trucidator includes:
- a CDS encoding sigma-70 family RNA polymerase sigma factor yields MEAVNQSVSCESPESEASVQLASGEVVEARVRGHLELVKRLAWKYRWTGLPLEELVAEGNVGLMEAAGRFEDRGIPFGVYASQWIRARIRAYVGRNWSMAGGRAPWVVFQLRRERARLEARWGEGHPEVEKRLAEALGKREEDVGRASESLARDVSLDAPVTPDGEVTRLDGLESDWASQEEVLERAEWAQKLKASVEEAWPELDARERALVEERMLVDEGASAELLARRFGVTAVRIRQIEQALRAKLRRRLTASLTPWDGEAMSLAA; encoded by the coding sequence ATGGAAGCCGTCAACCAGAGCGTGTCCTGCGAGTCCCCTGAGTCCGAGGCGTCGGTGCAGCTGGCGTCGGGCGAAGTCGTGGAGGCGCGGGTGCGGGGGCACCTGGAGTTGGTGAAGCGGCTGGCGTGGAAGTACCGGTGGACGGGGCTTCCGCTGGAGGAGCTGGTGGCGGAGGGGAACGTGGGGTTGATGGAGGCGGCGGGGCGGTTCGAGGACCGGGGCATCCCCTTCGGCGTGTACGCGAGCCAGTGGATTCGGGCGCGCATCCGTGCCTACGTCGGCCGCAACTGGAGCATGGCGGGCGGGCGGGCGCCGTGGGTGGTGTTCCAGCTGAGGCGGGAGCGGGCGCGGCTGGAGGCCCGGTGGGGGGAGGGCCATCCGGAGGTGGAGAAGCGGCTGGCGGAGGCGCTGGGGAAGCGGGAGGAGGACGTGGGGCGGGCGTCGGAGTCGCTGGCGAGGGACGTGTCGCTGGACGCGCCGGTGACGCCGGACGGGGAGGTGACGCGGCTGGACGGGCTGGAGTCGGACTGGGCGTCGCAGGAAGAGGTGCTCGAGCGGGCGGAGTGGGCGCAGAAGCTGAAGGCGAGCGTGGAGGAGGCCTGGCCGGAGCTGGACGCGCGGGAGCGGGCGCTGGTGGAGGAGCGGATGCTGGTGGACGAGGGAGCGAGCGCGGAGCTGCTGGCTCGCCGGTTCGGAGTGACGGCGGTGCGCATCCGGCAGATCGAGCAGGCGCTGAGGGCGAAGCTGCGCCGGAGGCTCACCGCGAGTCTCACACCCTGGGACGGCGAGGCGATGTCCCTGGCGGCCTGA
- a CDS encoding DEAD/DEAH box helicase: MLESSSPASTSTLRQWLTDDTLRDEAGDSLYEQGRDLLARGRVLSVRELGDTLEGRVAAGKRGPYEVRISATGEGDVFDCECAGFFEEFVCEHVVAVGLAWLQQSPSRASASEPPTTDAALRAWLGDHQVSYAGNAPVSELRPYLPESLRQHGTLLHFPDTLVFAVLAQDDGRAHLGGRNHAALQEAAWAFLREEAERVRLGLEQEQAAAPRPPPTDARLVPLVEALQRERERVRAWVAPRALEATPAVYLQESPLRLYVSESGPVKAPFEAMRHAVKGVTLEPQALLEARPGLTCPCSWGSEARCVHALTALDAVLDVLSRKSSADFNTQLAEQLFVVPGQRILAALETASLAAQAPAASSPADQLTFRLEGATSRSFILRPYVHRLTKKGTLSKGTQVGWRDRSEVRSLLTLPGEQDALALIDAGSALSSSASYMPAPSGGNWTLLLQALRALSHSPRLRLAERPDVPLRVREARLGFTFEEQEDGTLRVRPSIDGTPIRAEDLCPPTREPLSPLPWLLVELEVPRITLVTVPPEARALLTTLGEFGSRLPTSARHSLLSSLAGLEARFPLSLPESLEGTEVAPAPGLLVRLRPVGDEALEGVVLARPLPEAPPQPPGEGPPVVRGHRGRQRVRVCRALEAERAEASALLERLGLPADSHRFTREDVASTLALLEALEPLAGPAVTVEWEERPWKVSRWADLSGLKVRVERGRDWFGVQGGAEVDGERVELAVLLEAVRRGHRYARLGPGRWMRLTEELRERLAPLSDLAHSTRHGLEVSAAAAPALDALAEAGAHVHAPPDWRRLATRVREAQALKVRVPRKLKAELRDYQREGFTWMARLAGWGAGGCLADDMGLGKTLQALALLLHRAGEGPALVVAPTSVGFNWVREAERFAPSLRVHSYREAEREALLDTLGPGDVLVASYGLLVRDAERFAGVSFATLIVDEAQAVKNPDTARARAVRAVKAEARVALTGTPVENSLSELWSLYALLFPGLLGSRESFRERFAAPIERAKDAHARASLARVVRPFLLRRTKAQVARELPARIETVVPVALSEGERRLYDDVRLAALAQLGDAPGPEQRFAMLAALTRLRLAACHPRLVDRDSPLPSSKLERLLELVDTVRAEGGKALVFSQFVKHLALVREALEARGVSMQYLDGQTPPAERQARVEAFQRGEGELFLISLKAGGTGLNLTAADHVIHLDPWWNPAVEDQATDRAHRIGQTKPVTVSRLVSEGTLEEAILALHAEKRELADSLLSEADGAAALSPDQLLALLRFGGEGGVG, from the coding sequence ATGCTCGAATCCTCCTCCCCCGCGTCCACCTCCACCCTCCGGCAGTGGCTGACCGACGACACGCTCCGCGACGAGGCCGGCGACAGCCTCTATGAACAGGGGCGCGACCTCCTGGCCCGTGGGCGCGTGCTGTCCGTTCGGGAGTTGGGGGACACCCTCGAAGGCCGGGTGGCCGCGGGAAAACGGGGCCCGTACGAAGTCCGCATCTCCGCCACCGGCGAGGGTGACGTCTTCGATTGCGAGTGCGCCGGATTCTTCGAGGAGTTCGTCTGCGAACACGTCGTGGCCGTGGGGCTCGCCTGGCTCCAGCAAAGCCCTTCCAGGGCCTCGGCGTCCGAGCCTCCCACCACCGACGCGGCGCTCCGCGCCTGGCTGGGCGACCACCAGGTCTCCTATGCGGGCAATGCCCCCGTGTCGGAGCTCCGGCCCTACCTGCCCGAGTCCCTCAGGCAGCACGGGACGCTCCTCCATTTCCCGGACACTCTCGTCTTCGCGGTCCTGGCTCAGGATGACGGCAGGGCCCACCTTGGTGGCCGGAACCACGCCGCGCTCCAGGAGGCGGCGTGGGCCTTCCTGCGGGAGGAGGCGGAGCGGGTGCGCCTGGGACTGGAGCAGGAGCAGGCCGCCGCTCCACGCCCTCCACCCACGGACGCCCGCCTGGTCCCCCTGGTGGAGGCGCTCCAGAGGGAGCGCGAGCGTGTCCGTGCCTGGGTAGCTCCTCGCGCCCTGGAGGCGACGCCGGCCGTCTACCTTCAGGAGAGCCCGCTGCGGTTGTACGTGTCGGAGTCGGGCCCCGTGAAGGCTCCTTTCGAGGCCATGCGTCACGCCGTCAAGGGCGTCACCCTGGAGCCCCAGGCGCTGCTGGAGGCCCGCCCGGGGCTGACCTGCCCGTGCTCCTGGGGCTCCGAGGCCCGCTGCGTGCACGCGCTCACCGCGCTGGACGCGGTGCTGGACGTGCTCTCCCGGAAGAGCTCAGCGGACTTCAACACGCAGCTGGCCGAGCAGCTCTTCGTCGTCCCCGGTCAGCGGATCCTCGCCGCCCTGGAGACCGCGTCACTCGCGGCCCAGGCTCCCGCGGCCTCGTCGCCCGCGGACCAGCTCACCTTCCGCCTCGAGGGCGCCACCTCCCGCTCCTTCATCCTGCGGCCCTACGTCCACCGGCTGACGAAGAAGGGCACGCTCTCCAAGGGGACCCAGGTGGGATGGCGGGACCGGAGCGAGGTCCGCTCCCTGCTCACCCTGCCCGGCGAGCAGGACGCGCTCGCGCTGATAGACGCCGGCTCCGCGCTGTCCTCCAGCGCCAGCTACATGCCCGCCCCGAGCGGGGGCAACTGGACGCTGCTCCTCCAGGCGCTGCGGGCGCTCTCGCACAGCCCAAGGCTGCGCCTGGCGGAGCGTCCCGACGTGCCGCTCCGGGTTCGCGAGGCCCGGCTCGGCTTCACCTTCGAGGAGCAGGAGGACGGCACCCTCCGCGTGCGCCCCTCCATCGACGGGACACCCATCCGGGCGGAAGACCTGTGCCCGCCGACTCGGGAGCCCTTGTCGCCCCTGCCGTGGCTGCTGGTGGAACTGGAGGTGCCTCGCATCACCCTGGTGACGGTGCCACCCGAGGCTCGCGCGCTGCTCACCACGCTGGGAGAGTTCGGCTCCCGGCTTCCCACCTCGGCGCGCCACTCGCTGCTGTCGAGCCTCGCCGGGCTGGAGGCCCGCTTCCCGCTCTCCCTGCCCGAGTCCCTGGAGGGGACCGAGGTGGCGCCGGCTCCCGGGCTGCTCGTCCGCCTGCGCCCCGTGGGGGACGAGGCCCTGGAGGGCGTGGTGCTCGCCCGGCCCCTCCCGGAGGCTCCGCCGCAGCCTCCTGGCGAGGGCCCGCCGGTGGTGCGCGGCCATCGGGGTCGCCAGCGCGTTCGCGTCTGTCGGGCGCTGGAGGCCGAGCGCGCCGAGGCCTCCGCCCTGCTCGAGCGCCTGGGCCTGCCCGCGGACTCCCACCGCTTCACGCGCGAGGACGTGGCGTCCACGCTCGCGCTGCTGGAGGCGCTGGAGCCGCTCGCCGGCCCCGCCGTGACGGTGGAGTGGGAGGAGCGGCCCTGGAAGGTGTCGCGCTGGGCGGACCTGTCCGGCCTGAAGGTGCGGGTGGAGCGGGGGCGGGACTGGTTCGGCGTGCAGGGCGGCGCGGAGGTGGATGGGGAGCGCGTGGAGCTGGCCGTGCTCCTGGAGGCCGTGCGCCGTGGCCACCGCTACGCGCGGCTGGGGCCGGGCCGGTGGATGCGCCTCACGGAGGAGCTGCGCGAGCGGCTCGCCCCGCTGTCGGACCTGGCCCACTCCACGCGCCACGGGCTGGAGGTGAGCGCGGCGGCGGCGCCCGCCCTGGATGCGCTGGCGGAGGCGGGAGCACATGTGCACGCCCCGCCCGACTGGCGCCGGCTGGCCACCCGCGTCCGCGAGGCGCAGGCCCTGAAGGTACGGGTGCCCCGGAAGCTGAAGGCCGAGCTGCGCGACTACCAGCGCGAGGGCTTCACCTGGATGGCGCGGCTGGCCGGGTGGGGCGCGGGCGGGTGCCTCGCGGACGACATGGGCCTGGGCAAGACGCTCCAGGCGCTGGCGCTGCTGCTGCACCGCGCGGGGGAGGGCCCCGCGCTGGTGGTAGCCCCCACGTCCGTGGGCTTCAACTGGGTGCGCGAGGCGGAGCGCTTCGCTCCGTCCCTGCGCGTGCACTCCTACCGCGAGGCGGAGCGCGAGGCGCTGCTGGACACGCTGGGGCCCGGTGACGTGCTGGTCGCCAGCTACGGATTGCTCGTGCGGGACGCGGAGCGCTTCGCTGGCGTGTCCTTCGCGACACTCATCGTGGACGAGGCCCAGGCGGTGAAGAACCCGGACACCGCGAGGGCCCGCGCGGTGCGCGCCGTGAAGGCCGAGGCCCGCGTGGCCCTCACCGGCACGCCCGTGGAGAACAGCCTGTCGGAGCTGTGGAGCCTCTACGCGCTGCTCTTCCCCGGGTTGCTCGGCAGCCGCGAGTCCTTCCGCGAGCGCTTCGCCGCGCCCATTGAACGCGCGAAAGACGCGCACGCCCGCGCGTCGCTGGCCCGCGTGGTGCGGCCCTTCCTGCTGCGCCGCACCAAGGCGCAGGTGGCGCGCGAGCTGCCCGCGCGCATCGAGACGGTGGTGCCTGTCGCCCTGTCCGAGGGGGAGCGCCGTCTCTACGACGACGTGCGCCTGGCCGCGCTGGCGCAGCTGGGCGACGCACCCGGGCCGGAGCAGCGCTTCGCGATGTTGGCCGCCCTCACCCGGCTGCGTCTGGCCGCGTGTCACCCGAGGCTGGTGGACAGGGACTCGCCCCTGCCGTCCTCCAAGCTGGAGCGGTTGCTGGAGCTGGTGGACACGGTGCGGGCCGAGGGCGGCAAGGCGCTCGTCTTCAGCCAGTTCGTCAAGCACCTGGCGCTGGTGCGTGAGGCGCTGGAGGCGCGGGGCGTGTCCATGCAGTACCTGGACGGGCAGACGCCGCCAGCGGAGCGGCAGGCGCGGGTGGAGGCCTTCCAGCGGGGGGAGGGGGAGCTGTTCCTCATCTCGCTGAAGGCGGGAGGCACGGGCCTCAACCTCACCGCGGCCGACCACGTCATCCACCTGGACCCATGGTGGAACCCGGCGGTCGAGGACCAGGCCACGGACCGGGCGCACCGGATTGGGCAGACGAAGCCCGTCACGGTGTCGCGGCTGGTGTCCGAGGGGACGCTGGAGGAGGCCATCCTCGCGCTGCACGCGGAGAAGCGAGAGCTGGCCGACAGCCTGTTGTCCGAGGCGGACGGTGCCGCGGCGCTTTCACCCGACCAGTTGCTGGCCCTGCTGCGCTTCGGTGGGGAAGGTGGAGTGGGGTGA
- a CDS encoding DUF3396 domain-containing protein, whose translation MSKHHPRIRLRKPNGVPIACDALSINFYMRHPHRELAPGLVRSFELYRHAMGGHVLGQYMEETGNWAELDDSGWERLHRETLDDPFPYYDLREMTGEESFYRIDYRGPLFVAPEEEPDRVCAVSFWLPTEYLEEHGPGQVRELALELAAPLPFCSGHAGFAFNTEHDLLYAKPELRKLCFLHPGMDAPRISTLSMELGTKVRSASWLTFLGQPVLGEFGGASGLRARLRSPDITVQELEGERVVVTLGSWPEAGEDGRMPPSYRELARVLEPWLFHERYLVDSTLTPEELRRWERRLLD comes from the coding sequence ATGAGCAAGCATCATCCCCGGATTCGTCTCCGAAAGCCCAATGGCGTGCCCATCGCATGCGACGCGCTGAGCATCAACTTCTACATGCGCCATCCGCATCGTGAGTTGGCGCCCGGGCTCGTCCGCTCCTTCGAGCTCTACCGGCACGCGATGGGAGGACATGTCCTCGGCCAATACATGGAGGAGACAGGAAACTGGGCGGAACTCGACGACTCCGGCTGGGAGCGACTTCATCGCGAGACGCTTGACGATCCCTTCCCTTACTACGACCTGAGAGAAATGACGGGTGAGGAGTCGTTCTACCGGATCGACTACCGCGGCCCGCTGTTCGTCGCGCCGGAGGAGGAACCCGACAGGGTATGCGCGGTCAGCTTCTGGCTGCCCACCGAGTACCTGGAGGAGCACGGGCCGGGGCAGGTGCGCGAGCTGGCGCTGGAGCTGGCCGCCCCGCTCCCCTTCTGCTCCGGCCACGCGGGCTTCGCCTTCAACACTGAGCACGACCTGCTCTACGCGAAGCCTGAGCTCCGCAAGCTGTGCTTCCTCCATCCGGGAATGGATGCCCCCAGAATCAGCACGCTCTCGATGGAGCTTGGCACGAAGGTCCGTTCGGCCTCGTGGCTGACCTTCCTGGGCCAGCCCGTGCTGGGCGAGTTCGGGGGCGCAAGCGGGCTCCGCGCCCGGCTGCGCTCACCGGACATCACCGTGCAGGAGTTGGAGGGTGAGCGCGTCGTCGTCACCCTGGGCTCCTGGCCGGAAGCGGGAGAGGACGGACGCATGCCACCCTCCTACCGGGAGCTGGCTCGCGTCCTGGAGCCCTGGCTCTTCCATGAGCGGTACCTTGTCGATTCAACCCTCACCCCTGAAGAACTGCGCCGCTGGGAGCGCCGGCTTCTCGACTGA